From the Plasmodium vivax chromosome 5, whole genome shotgun sequence genome, one window contains:
- a CDS encoding variable surface protein Vir12-like (encoded by transcript PVX_090335A), translated as MAQQTSQQKLAFDKASEALKLNAIYEELFPKDVKSKFDKDCELLNTHEGIYKGVKALCSKFGSSLEYAADERHREKHKNYCNYLRYWLYDEIGKINKVDRSNKLSAIPFVEDLFTAVNKINGKLNANKCTLPFDKNVTLDDLIKRKILYIYFNKYTNIKSNIKPQNKDECSNYFTYLTYMKSLYDKYRRMHCPFIWSLSNESDFLRCSSAYDPKALLLKVQQCKPEETGRSSPSLWDIFFGSSPSRTPAKGRDTPAQEQGKVVVARKPADVESTKGKDVTSGPTTNKVLAAVESPPRGEQTSEVKRVESREISHNSQSNHMLLSGSDGRHSATTTGHVVLPEVATDSSDFIEKTYDVLKSEYFRHAIVGASIIGFTPIQSQTNKRERKERELENNYYDEYEEELPRYGLQQSFEESQMGDVYLSYEPRSRRDSYY; from the exons ATGGCACAGCAGACATCTCAGCAAAAATTGgcattt gaCAAGGCCTCAGAGGCTTTAAAGCTTAATGCCATCTATGAGGAATTGTTCCCAAAGGATGTAAAGTCTAAATTTGATAAAGATTGTGAATTATTGAATACACATGAGGGAATTTATAAAGGTGTAAAAGCCCTTTGCAGTAAGTTCGGAAGTTCTTTAGAATATGCGGCTGATGAGAGGCATAGagaaaagcataaaaattattgcaattatttacgttattggttatatgatgaaatagGAAAAATCAATAAAGTAGATCGCTCGAATAAATTAAGTGCTATACCGTTTGTTGAAGATCTGTTTACTGCAGTGAATAAGATTAATGGAAAACTTAATGCAAATAAGTGTACATTACCATTTGACAAAAATGTTACTTTAGATGATTTGATAAAgcgaaaaatattatatatttattttaacaaatatacTAACATTAAGAGTAACATAAAACCCCAGAATAAGGATGAATGtagtaattattttacttatCTTACATATATGAAATCATTATATGACAAATATAGGAGAATGCATTGTCCATTTATTTGGTCTTTATCTAATGAAAGTGATTTCCTTCGTTGCTCAAGCGCGTATGACCCAAAGGCTCTCTTATTGAAAGTACAACAATGCAAACCTGAAGAAACTGGGAGGAGTAGCCCTTCATTatgggatattttttttgggagtTCACCATCTCGAACACCTGCAAAAGGAAGGGATACGCCAGCCCAAGAACAAGGAAAAGTTGTTGTTGCAAGAAAACCTGCAGATGTAGAATCCACAAAAGGTAAAGATGTAACATCAGGTCCTACAACGAATAAAGTTTTAGCAGCAGTAGAATCTCCCCCAAGAGGAGAACAAACAAGTGAAGTTAAAAGGGTTGAATCAAGAGAGATATCTCATAATTCGCAATCGAATCATATGTTACTGAGTGGAAGTGACGGCAGGCATAGTGCAACTACAACCGGACATGTGGTATTACCTGAGGTCGCTACCGATTCGTCAgattttattgaaaaaacATATGATGTATTGAAATCAGAGTATTTTCGTCACGCAATTGTAGGTGCTTCAATAATTGGA TTTACGCCTATACAGTCtcaaacaaataaaagggaaaggaaggaaagaGAACTTGAGAATAATTACTATGATGAATACGAAGAAGAATTACCAAGATATGGATTGCAGCAGTCATTCGAAGAGTCGCAAATGGGTGATGTATATTTGTCATATGAACCTAGGAGTAGGCGTGATTCTTATTACTAA